gtttccatttctctcttctccattctCTCTGAACTTTTCCCCccattctttcccctcttttccCACCCATGCCTCTCTCTATCCTCCGAAGTCTCACATTTCCTCTTGTGTCTCTGTGTCCCACATTCCTGTCTTCTGGTCCTTCTTCCCACGGCTCCATTTCCCCACCTATCTCCAGCATTTTAATCTCCTATTGTGACTCTCAGAACTTCCTGTCCCACAGATTACGCCAAGGGCTTTGGTGGTCAGTATGGAATCCAGAAGGACCGAGTGGATAAGGTAACGCGCCAGAACACCAGTGTCCTGAGAAGGGTCCCCTACGTGTAGGGAAGTGGAGAGAAGAGTGCGAAGCAAAGTCGGGAGAAGGATGGGACAGTGATGCTGGTGCTCTGAGCCTGTCCTGCTGGGATCCTGCCCTCCCCATTGACTGTCTTCAGCATCTGATGGACATGAGGTCACAACCTGATGAGCTTTAAGTGAGGACAGTGGAATGCAgcaaggagagacagagaggagaaatgAACCTCAGGGAAAAGTGGTGTTAGTTGTGCAGTTTCATGGATTGCTTGGCATTGCTTAACCCACTCTTTTTTGTCTCTGCCTAGTCCACGTCACTGTTGTTCCATACACTAGCTCCTTCTGCACTGGCCAGGGACCCTGCTGCACTCTAGGCTCAAGACATGTGATCCAAAGTACACTAAGCTTTCAAAGGGAGCCACCAAACCTACCTGTTTAGAACTCTCTCtgccacaaaataataataggaCCTTGTACTAGTGTTAAGACCCACATGGTTAAGGGCTACTTCCTACAGTGGgcccaatccccagtactgccttCTGAGGCACTGCCATCCTGTCCCTCCCCACCTGCACACACGGTTCTCCCAATTTGCAGAGTGCTGTTGGCTTCAATGAGATGGAGGCCCCAACCACAGCTTATAAGAAGACGACACCCATAGAAGCAggtgagtctcagtttcctctatGATCTTcaacttcctctttctcctccgcAGTCTACCTCCTGCATGCCTTTAACTGCAGAGGTTATCTGATGGAGGCTTGATCTCTAGCCTCATATTCCCAGATCTGTCTCCTAGAAAAACCAGGTCAAGTGATAGAGTGGCATTAGGGAGGGAGCTGGGGGCAGAGAACacaggggggagggagggagaagaactTGGGAAGGGTATGCAGGGGTAGGAGCTTGGGATGGGCAGAAGATGGTGGTGGCTCGAGGGTGTACATGTTTGAGGAGAGTGAGCTACTGAGGGAACCAAGGCGTATAATTTAGAAAGGACAAGAGTCTGAGGTCACACCGAATGGCTAGATGGAAATCTGGGCTTTGAGTCCAAACCATCCCCCTGTACCCCTCTGTTCCTCCATCAccgcctctttctctctccctccaagAGTCTCCTCTCCATCTTCTCTTCTGGATATCTAAAACtgattcctcttcttccttcaaaCGCCACCCTTTCCTCCACTCCCCGTCCATGTCAACCCTAATTCTTCTTGCCTGTGTACAGCTTCCAGTGGTGCCCATGGGCTGAAGGCAAAATTTGAGTCCATGgctgaggagaagaggaagaaggaggaagaggagaaggcacAGCAGGCAGCCAGGCAGCAACAGGAGCGCAAGGCTGTGGTGAAGATGAGACAAGAGGTTCAGCAGCCAGTGGTTCCCGCAGAAAAGCCAGCAGCGCCAGCCCCATTGCCCAAGAAAATCTTCTCAGAGGTGAGCCTGGCCCTCCAGGATCCTCGTCTGGAATCTCTTTCCCAGGCAGAACCTGAGGGGTCCAAATGATGGCAAGAACATAAGGCCTGGGTCTTCCCTGTGTAGGCACAGTCAGCTGTTCCTGTCCTCAGGAAGATTCAGTCATCTGTGTAGTTGATACTCGAACGTCAGAAACATCAGAAGACAAACAAGCGAACACTAAGATATATGTAGTACAATGAAGGGCAGGCCACCAGCCACTGTGGCCAGTCATCCAAGAGGGAGGAGCCAGTTCAGGCTGGGGCCCATCTTGAGCGATGAGTTCTACTTGGATTGGCAGAGAGCAGGAGAGGTGTGCCTGGTGATTGTGAGCGAAGGTGGTGGGTGCTTGTTCTCCATAGGCCTGGCCTCCAGCACAGAGTCACCCAGCACCAGAGCCCGAGCCTATGAGAACTAGCAGAGAACACCCAGTGCCTTCCCTGCCCATGAGGCAGAGTCCCCCGGAGGTAAGCAGGGCCCCGAGGACTCTCTGCCCCAGGGAGGTGGGTTGCATAGGGTGGCCAAACACCCTGCTTCACCTGGGACTGTTCTGGTTTGAGCGGTGAAAAGTCCTGCATTCTGGAAAATTCCCAATCCTGGACAAACTAGGACAGCTGTTTATCTTAGCTGTGCTATCCCAACGATGTGCTTTTTGCTCCAGAGTTTCCCTGGGCTTCCAAAGGCTCTGACATGCCTTCCACTTTCCTGCCTTTATTCCTTTTACATTCCCCTCCTGTCGTTTCTTGGTAGGTGTTCTGAGTGAGTGGGTATGGAAGGAGGTTGCAGGATGAAGATGGATGACAGACTGTGGTGGTGCAGGTGGAGTCTCCACTGACTCCTCCTGCTGAGTGCAAGTCACATTGCTCCACATTGTCTTTTCTCAGGACCATGAGGagcccccagctctgcctcctaGAACTCCAGAAGGCTTCCAGGTGGTGGAAGAGCCAATATATGAAGCAGAGCCTGAGCCTGAGCCTGAGCCTGAGAATGACTATGAGGATGTTGGGGAGATGGACAAGCAGGAGCAGGATAATGATCCAGAGGGGGACTATGAGGATGTGCTGGACCCTGAGGATCCCTGTGTTCCCTCCACCCTGGCTAGTGAGTGGGGTATGGTTAGGGGGAGAAGCAACTCCTCAGTTTTGTCAGGTGTGGGAGAAGAGGGGGATGCGTTTCCCCACTGCCCAGGAGGATCTGTTTCTGCCTTCTCCTTGTTGGTGAGACCATGTGTATATTTCTCATCATGCAGGACCATCAGGCAGCCcagctagggctggggctatggggATCTCAGCTGTTGCCCTGTATGACTACCAAGGAGGTAGGTTGGGAGTGGCCTGAGACCTCTGATACACAGGAAGGGGATGGATTCTGGGGGTCAGGGAAAGGCCCAGTCTTGCCACCAAGACAAAGGCCAGGCCTCTTTCCTGGGAGTAAGTTCAGGGAGAGATGGCAGGATTCCTGTTTGACCATCTTAATATCCCCTCCATTTCCTCCCCAGAGGGAAGTGATGAGCTTTCCTTTGATCCGGATGACATCATTACTGACATTGAGAAGGTGGATGAGGGCTGGTGGCGGGGACGTTGCCACGGCCACTTTGGACTCTTCCCTGCAAATTATGTCAAGCTCCTCCAGTGACTGACCTCACTATCTACTACAGCTGTGACTCCCCATGTCCAAAGTGGCTCTGCCTCCATCCCATCCCCATTCCTGCTGCAAGTGCCTAACAGGAAGTCTTGGGTTACCCGAGGTTCTGGACAGACTTCCCTCTCCTGTTTCATTAAGGCTTCAGGCCAAAACAGCATGAGGAAGGAGGTCTCCTTCCCGATGGTGTCCTCTATGTCCTGGAATAGCTCTTGGATGTTTACATTGTGGTCCTGCCTTCTTCCCCAGTAATGCCCACTATAATGACtcccccaactctgctctatgcccTTGTAAGCACTGGGCTTCCTGGTTTGCTTACCTGAGAAGGTGGGTCTATTCTACCTGGTTGTGTTTTTGcccacttttctttcctttggagatatttctgagatttttttctgttcactCCTAAAGTTGGAAATAAAGTGGGACTTCTGTGCACCTCTGTGCTGAGGAAAATAAAACTTCTTGTGCAGTCCTGGCTCTCATTGCTCTAATTTCCCACCCTCTTCCAGGCATATCCAGAAGACCCACTTTTAACACTACCTATTCCTAGCACCCTAGATTCAAGGGCGAGGCATTTTCCTACTCCCTTACACCCGGTCCAAAACAGGTGATCTTGAGAATGGTGGTAAGGTGGGATGACAGGTGGCCAGGTGGTATCCACGTTAAGGTGGTATCAAATCTACCAGCTTTAGCAGTTGTGCCAGGCCAGCCACCTTTTCTTTCCACGTGGTGATTGTAGAGGAAGAAGCCCAACCTAGAGGATAGAAagcaggagaaaggaaaggaaaacaaattgtAGTGAGGCTGAAGAGGATTTAGATCCAGAGACAGTGGCCTCCTTGTAGCAGGCTGGATGGAGGAAGTACATGAAACTTCTGAATGACCCAGAGCCGAGGCAGATAGGAAAGAGGGTAAGGACATGTGGATGGCCATTGTGGACAAAAAGTGAATTGCCAAGCAAACCATGGGATGAGGGAAATTGAGAGGTCAGGGCAAGGTGGGTTTTTCTCAGCCCCAAACTACTGGgctcagcctcagcaaaggtcaGAGACAGAAGATTTGAGGGCACAAAGTGGGGGATTTGGTGTAGATGATCTTTGGTTGATAGGACATAGAATCTATGCTGTTACCAGCATCCAAGTTGAGTCCAGCTGTCACAGAGGGAGAAGGCattggggtggaggaggaggaactaGGATTAGTGGCTGAGATCCATAGTTGCTCCAGGACTTCATCAGAATTGGTGAGCTGCGGGGGCACCTAGAGAGCTGCACGCTTCAAGCTTGTTCTTGACTTTTCTTCAAGACACACAATCCTTAGTTTCAATAATGACTTCTCCACCAGCAAATCACAAAACTCTCTAGATATAACTCACACGATTCACACACCTTAACCTTTCAAAGGTGAGTGCAAAGCAGCCTTTATTTCCTCCTATAGAGACACTGGGATTTCCGGTATATAGCAATAGGTCACCACATGTACACAATATCATTCTTCATTTCAGTTTGCTTTGATTTCACACAGAAGGCAGACTTTTACAGCAGTTTTCCTGATCCATCTCCAAGTTCCACTTTGCTTTTTCACTCTTCCCTTCAGAAGAGGAGAAAGTTCTTTTCCAGATCGCTTTGCTGCTAAGGCAATAGAGTCCTTTCTGGCCAAGTTCTACAGACCCTGCCCTCCACATTCAAAGCTAGTCTCTACTCTGGTCTGCCTTTCTGGGCTGTGATGCTCATCACGGGCTCTGTTGAGGCTCTATTCCTGTGACACAGCCCTCTCTGCCCACCTCAAGTGCTTCTTACTCTGAAGCCATGTCTAGCTGTCTTGCCTCTTCCTTAGGCGCTCCCTGCTCCTGCTGCTCACTACAGCCTCACCTCACTAATCAATCATCTGTCTCCCCACAGGGTCTCTGATAAGGTCCCCTCCtgctcctctgctctctcctctaGGAACCAGGAGATACCAGCAGTACCCTGGTTTCCTGCAATATGAACAATTAACTTATAAATGTGTTTGATGATGTTGACCAAATCAGTACTCTTCTGAAAGGAGCAAATGGGAGAGGAAAGTGCCTCAAGGAGCGCCCCGCCCCCCACGAGGGGGCGTGTCCTGAACCCGTGCCCCGCCCACCCTCGCTGTGGAGGGAAAGCCTTCTGCCCTCTTCATGCCTCTGTGGTTGCTCCTCAACCGCAGCCCTGACTCATCGTCCTCTGTCCTtagttcctctttctctctttttctaattAGAAATCCTGGCTTTGGGAGCATTATTCCTCCACATAAGAAGGACCAGATTCCAAACACATGTGACTGACACCCAGAgaactctcttcctttcttctttcccacaCCTGACATCCAGAGTTTGCTTCTAGTTACTCATCTTCACTGAGTAAAGCCTTAGATCACACTCtagttatatttttagaaaacaatgacatatataaatgtaaaatataaatcaaacaaTAAGCTTTAGAAAAAGTAAGATTACGTTACCAAATAGTACCAAGTGGCACATAATAATGAAAGATGAGCATATTTCTGGTTTGGGGCTTGCTCTACCACCATCTTGACTCTTCATTTTCAGAGGTATGACCTACACCATTTCTGAACTGGGGCGACCCAGTCAAAACAAGCACCCAGATGAATGAGCCAATTTCTTTGGTTGGGTGAATTCGTTCTCTACTTCCATTTTGTTCTGTCCTCCCTTTTTCCTATTTCTCACTTGCTTGAGAACAGCTAGAACTGCTTGGAAAATGGCACTGATTAAGGTAAGAAGGACATAAACATAAGACAAATAACTTTCCTGGATATAACTGAGGAGAGCAGAAAATACATATTCTTCCATGTGGCCCGGGGACATGAAGCCATATCAAACAATTGGATCCATCTGGTTTCCGTCTTAATATCACCTGACATCTGAAACCTATTTAGTAGATACATAAGGGCAGCATTAAACCACAGCCATTGTGGATGGCTATGTGCAACAAGATTCTGTTGTACTGACAAATGAGCATATCCTAACTTACTGCTATGATATTCCTTAGGACAGTGGTTCTCAGCCTGCAGCCACTTTGCTCCCAGAGGACATTCTgcaatatctggagacatttttggctGTTCACTGTGTGAGTGTTACTGTGGGGTGGTGGGGGATGGATTTAATAGAGGCCAAGGGTATTGCTAAATACCCTATAATATATAGAATAGTCCATTATGACAAAGAATTATCCAATTCAAAATGTCAATAGTTCTGgttaggcacagtggtgcacacctgtaaccccagcatcttgggaggctgaggcatgagcaTCGCAAGTCCAAGACCAGCTCCAGAaacgtagtgagaccctgcctcaaaatgaaaaggggctggggaggtagctcagtagtGAAGCTAGTCCAGGTTCCAAGTGGCTAGGAGTTCCAAGGTTAGGAAACTCTGCTTTAAGGATTACAAGTTTATTGGGGACTTTTCCCTCTACTTATGTGCTTGGGAATATTCATGGTTTGTTACCAAAAACAGCAGTAGCATCTGTTTTTGACAGGCTGGAGGAATGACCAGCGAGCTTGGGGCAATCCAAGGAACCACTGTGTTCATATGTCTTTCTCTCCAAGGCCCCCAGTGGACTATCCAAGTGGTGTATGGTACCTGTGGACTAGTGCCACAGGAACTGTGGGGGGTCTTGTTTGGACTTTACCCAACACGTAGTCTCCTCAGCTTCCCTGTGTGTCCTGGCATGACACTGAGGTTGGCATCATGTATGGAGGTCATTTCAGACATAGGGTGGCACTGGGCTTTGCCTATGCTCTCCTTCACCCAGACCTACAATATACGTCTCAGGAAAAAACAACCTTGACTCCTGAATCATTATTAAAAACGTTAAAAAGTAGGCTTGAGGCTTTTGTCCTTTCTTTGAAAATACAGAGTCTCCTCTGGACTCTCCCTCGTTTTTCAAGGCTTCCTTTCTATACCTTGCTAAGAATCTACACAAGAGTAACTGACTGTCCATGTACTGTCTGCCCTGCCAATATGCAAGTTTTGTAAACCAAAAAGCCCAGTGTAAAATCATGGGCTTTTGTTGGTTACGGAATTTCATTGCTCTCTCACTTCCTAAAGACTTGTATTCCTTTCCAAATAGCCTCAGTTACTTATTCTCTCCTCAGACttatctattttagaaaaaaagaaaaagaaaactaagtcaCAGTGTGGCATTATCATATAAGTCATCGCTTAGGAAATTCTTAGGTCTAGTACAATTGCTGAGGTTTTGAAAGACATCATATGTTCCAATACATGCAATGAAGCAGAATATGCAGTTACAGCAGGGGTTTCTCAAACCATTCTCAGTCCTGCTTTCAATCACTCCAAGGAAAAATTCAAGAATGATGCCATCCAAATCTCTAGATGTGTCTTCCTCGTGGTCTAGTTCTAAAGGTGGAGACTaagctctcctgggcctgctcaCGGGGCTGACACATGCTAGTCAAACGAATCGGGTCAGTCTTGTGCTCTATGATGTTGAAAGGACAGGCCTTCAGATGCTCAGACATGGAGGTGACTTCATTAAACTCCCAGCTCTTGATTTGGGAGAAGAGGCTGCTGAACTGCCAGAtctgtggagaaagagaaaaacttaaagaTAAACCTGGGGCAACGCCCCCAGGCTGGCTGTGTTTGAATAGGATGAGGAAACGcctctctctacttccttccCGAGTGTTCAGTGGCATTTGACTTTTGTCAGTTTCTTCCCCAGAGTCCAATTTTAAGCTTCCCCCTTCCAATTAATAACCTTCCCAGACAGCCTTGCAGTTGTGTGGGAATGACTGACACAGATCAGCATATTGACATCCACCTACCTTCCCCT
This window of the Ictidomys tridecemlineatus isolate mIctTri1 chromosome 3, mIctTri1.hap1, whole genome shotgun sequence genome carries:
- the Hcls1 gene encoding hematopoietic lineage cell-specific protein, which translates into the protein MWKSVVGHDVSVSVETQGDDWDTDPDFVNDISEKEQRWGAKTIEGSGRKEHINIHQLRSKVSEEHDVLKKKEMESGPKASHGYGGRFGVERDRMDKSAVGHEYVAEVEKHSSQTDAAKGFGGKFGVERDRADKSAVGFDYKGEVEKHTSQKDYSRGFGGRYGVETDKRDKAALGYDYKGETEKHESQRDYAKGFGGQYGIQKDRVDKSAVGFNEMEAPTTAYKKTTPIEAASSGAHGLKAKFESMAEEKRKKEEEEKAQQAARQQQERKAVVKMRQEVQQPVVPAEKPAAPAPLPKKIFSEAWPPAQSHPAPEPEPMRTSREHPVPSLPMRQSPPEDHEEPPALPPRTPEGFQVVEEPIYEAEPEPEPEPENDYEDVGEMDKQEQDNDPEGDYEDVLDPEDPCVPSTLARPSGSPARAGAMGISAVALYDYQGEGSDELSFDPDDIITDIEKVDEGWWRGRCHGHFGLFPANYVKLLQ